A genomic stretch from Acidobacteriota bacterium includes:
- a CDS encoding phosphoesterase encodes MNCHILYHDNCFDGACSAAVFMRFYLSRIEPGSGFRLFGMAHQPRQTFPDHLFGGDDNAIVDFKYASHERLTWWFDHHYSAFLTPEDEAHFRSRNSDRMFHDTSYKSCTKMIATIGHSRFGFDPGMLEDLIHWADIVDGALYASAREAVEVGEPAQKLAAVIEANRDTAFSHRIIRQLSRQPLNQVATQAEVMDRYRPLHQRHSENIRIIADVCECIRGVTFFDLIPFGLEGYNKFIPYHLHPEGDYHVSLMQSPQRTKISVGSNPWSPNPRRHNLARICERYGGGGHPVVAAISFPPDQPQKARQAAREIVEELQG; translated from the coding sequence ATGAACTGCCACATCCTCTATCACGACAACTGCTTCGACGGCGCCTGTTCGGCCGCCGTCTTCATGCGCTTCTACCTCTCCAGGATCGAACCCGGGTCCGGCTTCCGGCTGTTCGGCATGGCCCACCAGCCCCGCCAGACCTTTCCCGACCACCTCTTCGGAGGGGACGACAACGCCATTGTGGACTTCAAGTACGCCAGCCACGAGCGGCTGACCTGGTGGTTCGACCACCACTACAGCGCCTTTCTGACTCCCGAGGACGAGGCCCACTTCCGCAGCCGGAACAGCGACCGCATGTTCCACGATACCAGCTACAAGTCCTGCACCAAGATGATCGCCACCATCGGCCACAGCCGCTTCGGCTTCGACCCGGGAATGCTGGAAGACCTCATCCACTGGGCCGACATCGTGGACGGCGCCCTCTACGCCAGCGCCCGGGAAGCGGTCGAGGTGGGCGAACCGGCCCAGAAGTTGGCGGCCGTCATCGAGGCCAACCGCGACACCGCCTTCTCCCACCGCATCATCCGCCAACTCTCCCGGCAGCCCCTCAACCAGGTAGCCACCCAAGCCGAGGTGATGGACCGCTACCGGCCCCTGCACCAACGCCATTCCGAGAACATCCGCATCATCGCCGATGTCTGCGAATGCATTCGCGGGGTGACCTTCTTCGACCTGATCCCCTTCGGCCTGGAGGGCTACAACAAGTTCATCCCCTACCATCTCCACCCCGAAGGCGATTACCACGTCAGCCTGATGCAATCTCCCCAACGCACCAAGATCTCGGTAGGCTCTAACCCCTGGAGTCCCAACCCGCGCCGCCACAACCTGGCCCGCATCTGCGAGCGCTACGGCGGCGGCGGGCATCCGGTGGTGGCTGCCATCTCCTTCCCTCCCGACCAACCCCAAAAAGCAAGGCAGGCGGCGCGGGAGATCGTGGAAGAACTGCAGGGATAA